Part of the Henckelia pumila isolate YLH828 chromosome 2, ASM3356847v2, whole genome shotgun sequence genome is shown below.
GATGGTGCTCTCTAATCTCATCATCATCTGTTGGGGATAGTGCCCTTAAAGCAttataatcgtacatgtttttattattaatagtGACATTTATTATCGAACAGTTTTGCTTACAAATATTTTCATGAATATCATAGAAAAATCCCTAATTTTACTATATATAAGTGTTATATATGCGAGAGGATTAAAATTATGGATAATAAACTTATATAAATAATGTCTGTGATGAAATTAATTAAAGTTGGGATCTTTAATTAAAGCATCACTAATGCGGACCATGAACATTATGAATATAACCGTCTTATCCGGACCTTCGATGTGGAGACATCTAGATGGGggcatttatatataatataatgagaTATATTATGTAGGACTTGGACcgatttaattatatatttcataataaATTCCGTTATTTATATGAAATTCTAATTAAATCATAAGATGATCATATATGGACAAAACTTAATCCAGAAGTGATTATAGACTCATGTTCATTTCAATGTAATTCTTAATTTTCTTGTTTAAAGTTTGCAATTGTGCATTCTCAACACTTGCATTATGTTGAAATGAGTGGATGAGAATATTAATTCACAGATATGGAACCCGTTCCTTCCTGCTGGAAGTAGAAAGGCAATTCTCTCGTTGTTAATTATGGCACTGAGTGTTGGGCCCAACTAATTTATATCGACATTATAAATTGAACCACTAACTAGCTAGTGAATTAATGGTAAATGAGGATGAAATAATTGGAGAGATAAACGGAAAATTCATAGCTCCAAATTATGAATTTTCTATGGATGATTAATTCATATGTAATGATTATATCAATGGACTACTCATTTAGTAGAGTAAAATATTCCATAATTGAGAAGAGTGCAATTCCGTATTTTTAGTGGAGTAATAACGGAATTAATAAGTTGGATAAATTGATTaaagattttaattgtttatctgatttaTTGGAGCTTCTAATTATGGGTCCATGGTCCCCGGCACGCCTTCTTGACAAATGACGGACTAGAACACAAATATGAAATCAAATATATTAATGGAAAATTGTTCCATATATTTAAGGcttgtatatatgtataattaaatatgaaatatatttgatttaaattttaattatgagATAATTATATATTTGGATTATTATGGTAATAtccaaataaaaatcaataatatatattgaaaatatatattatatatctaaaAGATTTGATCTGTTTGGGATTCAAATTCGAAATTCTTGAGATTGTTTAGGATTTGTGAAATCCTATGATATTAAAAGATAagagattttgaaaaaaaaaatattggagaAAATTTTCAATTTCGATTTCAAAATTGATACTttcttttaatatatatatatatataataaagaattatatatatatgtacccgttttgtgatatatatatatatatatttatattatatatatatatatatatataatatattttaagtaAAGATATAGAGATATCTTTTGGTTTAAAATAGAATTTCAAGAATCCTAATCAGATCAAGATATAATCATCCATGTTATAAATAGAGGATGATATATTGTTAAACAGGAAGAGAATCTAAAAAAAGAATAGAGAAAAATCTGTGAGATACAAGTGCTCTACGTgttttcatgttttgattttctttgttttttgagTACCCACCCATTCCCGTTAAAAGAAGGATCGTGCTGGAAGACTATGGTTTCTGCACACATAGATTCGAGATAACAAAAGAGGAAAACTACAAGAGGTTAGTTTTTTAGAATTTAGTttgtaaatttaaattattcattaatttatattcatttGAATGTTCCTTGATTTATGAAATCGCTTCAGCTGTTATTCGATTTGATCGAATTTATAATCATATTTTTGCCGAAATTGTTCCGGTGACTCGATGATTTCCAACATCATCACCCCAGTGCCCACCAACGCTTCTGTGACTCTCATTGCCGCAGTTTTCCATCTACAAAAGAAACAGAAATTAACCCCAAGACTGTCTTCCTAAATCCCAAAAATCTCAATGCATTTTctgataacataaatataatgaTCCGCTCCGAAATCACCTAATAATCATCCTTAGGCATGAAATTATAATCTTAAAGCacaataatcaaaataaaagcGGAAACTAAATCAACACAGTAAACCAAGTGGCAGTATACAACCAGTACCAAAACCCAAGGTGAAACAActgtttatacaaccaaatcgagcAAAGTACTTATATCCCTCAAAAGAACCTGGTAAAAGTACAACTCGCGGAACACCTGCAACCTTAACGTCCCCTACCTCTTGGTCCATCCAACCTAAGTCATTTCCCgtggaataaggtgtccaagaCAAAACCAAAGATGTGAGCTAACAACTCTGAAATTTGGGTCCTCACATTATTGGTTGAGGTTGTTATTGGCATTTGGACTTTTGGTAACCTTTCATTGAACTGAAATTTGAGGTTGGTTTTGAGAGTGTGTTATAGGTTGTTGTCTCTGGCTGAAATTAAAGactttttatttgtatttgatTGGATTGTATTAAGATTAATATGTTGTTTTCTTGGTTTGATTTACCTTGTCTTGATATTGTTCGAATTAAGGCTGATTTCATGTGATtatctggaaaaaaaaaaagtttagatCTCTTGGATATATTCAAGGTAGAGTATGTGGAATGGGTTTTAGTGTAACAACATAAAAAATTAGAGCATATGTACAACAAAATGGAACTATCAACCAAATTCAAAGTATGATGCATAACCTTCAACAAGAAGTATAAGAAATGAGCATTGTTTTCCAAAGTCCTAGGCAACAAAATGAGCAAGAACATGATAGTAATTAAACGACATTAGATAAAATAAGTTCGTATTGTGAATGTTTTGGTAATTATAAATGGAAAGGTttgatgtgtttttttttttgtcttatcGTATTTATGCTGTTGAGAATGCTTTTTTAATGAACAATTATTTTTGTCTTAATCactttttggttttattgttgagTATAAAAATGGTTATGATTATTTGTTAAGTTTTTGGAGAGCGGTTCATTTTCTTGTCATAAAATATTGGTTCATATAGATTGGAGAAGTATAAAATAAAACTGAATAGGTTTCTTgtcacattaattttttttttgtgctaaAACTGAaccttgaattatttttttctttatctcAATTTGTAGGTTGGTAGCGGTGCTGGTAGCTGTAGTGGTATTTGGGATGATGTTGGTAGAGGTTGTGATATCAATCACCCTAAAATAGTGGTAATTTTGATGATGTTAACCAGCATCAAGTTGCAACTTAGGTATCCATCACAAAATTATGTGTTATATAAACCACAAATTTGTTACATAATAGAAATGGTAGAACTAATATTTTGTATTATTTATATCTAGTCAAATTTAAAGAATTTGAGTCATGGAGATATCCCTGAAAATACTTAATGTAAGTTGCTTCATTGGTGTGGTGATGGAGTTGTTGCATAAGTTTAATTGCATTCACAGATCCAACGGTAAAAGTGCATCATATTCCTCTTTGCAGATTTTGTTGCAATGTATGGGCTGATAGAGTTTTTGTGTAGTAGGTAGACCTAATTTAATTTGACCGAATTCTAAAATGATTTTTCTCGATGATGCAGTAGGAAGCACAATAGAatagttttttaaatttatcgTTTTTTGTGACTTATGCAGATCATATTGATTCTAGAGTAGACATATTTTTGCAGACAAAAatcatattattgattgttttttattttattaaatttttagtcTTATCGATAAAGGAGAattgatattatttaattatttttttatgttatctTAGTATTTTGCTTTAGGTGTGGTGATGATGGTTGATATGGTGAGATAATTTAAGATTCAATTTTattgtttgaattttgattaaTAGGTTTAATTGCAATGTACAATAAGtgctataaaaaaaaattcataaaaacacCTTATTAATAGCACACTTTACGCCACAAAAAATCTTATTTGTAGTATACATTGTGCAccgtaaataaatttaatacaaaCATCTAATCAACAACACACATTGCATGCCGTTATTAAGCTTAACGACAGAGAGCACTGCACATTGCGGATAGTGCATCACTTTCAACCGCACGCAGTGCACGTCGTTATTAAGCTTAACGACAGCACGCTGCGGATAGTGCATTACTTTCGATGGCACATGGTGCATGCCGTTATTAAGCTTAACGACAATGCACGTCGTATGTTTCTGATAGTGTATCACTTTTGACGGCACGCGGTGCACACAGTTCCCTAAGCTTAAAGACAGCGAACACCACACGTTGTGGATAGTGCATCACTTTCGACGGCATGTGATGCACGTCATTGTTAAGCTTAATTAACGACGGCGCGCACTGCACTTTCACTGTGGATAGTGCATCACTTTCGACGGATTTTAATTTCGCAGCGTGCGGTGAGCGTTGCGGATAAATTTTGAAACAGATATTGCACACCACAAAAAGTCATATTTCTTGTAGTGACAGTACTGTTACGTGAAACATACATGTTATCCCAAAATACGAATGCTAAATTCCAAAAATCTTCAGAGTTCAAGATATCAGGCATCACTGCCCAACCAATCTGAGTCGCCGGCTCATTCTTCAACAGGCACGCGGTCAGAGCCCTGGCTCCTCCCACTGCTTGGGAGCTTACGGTTTCATGTTCTATTTCACTCCCCGATGGGGGTTCTTTTCACCCTTCCCTCACGgtgctgaaagagtgggtgcccggttagccaacttgtggctaatggcttttatgactctatgtaaaacaatcttttgtttaatataatttacacttttataatggcattgactttatctttcttcatattgttatattatgatatactattgttgttttgataaagaccttgaatatgctatagtgtatgtaagatgtggtagcacatggggatagctatcatgaaacacatcttatagtcactgtatattttaaacagttcctattcaattgagccgtccgcaaataaggataaggatcgctcgagattaagactagcatttgcgatgccgagtaccatgtttcattggtatggaacatagagatgttcaaagcatgcaaatggatattcatatgatgaatgatcgaactaccctattcggattttccaagtggttatcacttatcgagtggataaagtccgcggttttggttctacaccattagtccttattacttgaaacatcattgagactctatatgctagtactgtactttgactcgtttaccgactctattggggtcatcaagtgtcgagatttggtacagttacgacacatataggagtcgatgctttgttgtcaaggattcaccacatacttgcgagtatggatatcctatgcgatctgaggagatattagtgtgacgaatctctggccagagtacatgatgtgttttaggttacttggtgttcctagtaacacatgcgatgtcactaatagatctccaagatgttatgcatagttatcgaatctcgaacgactctcgatgcaccaatgattgttgattcgatcgggatatttggttgaagggaccgtactgtacgctaaccaaaatctactggttcttgcaggcactatcagtaatacctagggaatcatggggcgatgttgctaggtgctcttaccatgattcgatgggtaagtcggaaatttttgttccgagtcacaaggagttgcaagcccacggctagctgtattcctgaaccattgagggttacacaagtaatggattactaaaaccccgtagagatagttaattaaagagttaaatttaatgaaagagaagttggacttcttaactaaagggagtgggatttcctaaaatgacatagggatgggcatttttggaaatcactgaattcggattcagaaaaattaacttgactctaaaagatgcagaaatggtttctgtgcatattggtgaaatcagtttatcaatcggagtcacgatgaattttatattaatttctataacaacaggcttggcttgttgagcttaagttatggattgtgggctttaaggagttagagtcctgatacaattataactagaaattatctataaataaaggtgttgggttcgaaaatttgacacattgtatattgcaatttttgaatttcagcctatattattcaaggggattttcgaaatcctctgtcccttttggagaaaattcgggttgtgattttgtgaaaaattacaatctgaattaacagatcatatctgtttattctctacgcaaacttctgattgatttctagtgcagtcaattagagggttttgttttctattcgtggacctgattgaagaaacgttcattcatcagttcctgggatatacaacaagagcagattaaattatgttggtgcccataatctcgcttcgagatttcaaggtaaaatatttaatagtgattatttgttttacttacacaaatataatcgtaaagttttgatacccagatatggaatcattccatattaataaattaaatttttaaacttccgctgcaccgggtatcaattctaattgatctgaacaccgttttccaacaggtaCTACTTCGCTATCGGTCACCCAGGAGTATTTAGCCTTGCAAGGTGGTCCTTGCTGATTCACACGGGATTCCACGTGTCCCATGCTACTCGGGTAAAACGTCTTACCAGGGGCGGCCCTGCCCCAAGACGGGCAGGGCCCATGCCCCCTCAAATTTGTTAAAAACATTTATTATACATGATTACatgtatattataaatattaaatattatgtaCTAatgttgtttaattaattattattattttataatagttattaAAAAAATCGAAGAATACTTAGGCATCGTCAAcaacaaattattaaaaaaaaaaactgatatATTCAATCTTCGCTTTGTTCATCACCTCTCAGTTTGGTGTCATTTTGTTAGAAATCAACCCCTTGTCCATATTAAGGAATCTCAGGATATTTACCCAACAGATGTGAGACACAAATAAACACACCAACACGTTTTTCGTCGACGATCACTTTCCAATGTTTCCATCGCCTCTCCTTGATCATCGACATTCTTAGCCTTGAGCTTTATAGCTTGATATTCGACCAATTTCTTCTCGGCATCTGTGTGCGTTAAAATTTAACTTATGActcattaatttaatttttatttaatgttatattttaatatttatagttaATTTCATGTCGTGATTGAAAATTTATGGATTAAAAGGTACAAATTTTGAaacttaattttgaaaattgggacttttatttaatttatctttgaaTAACTAAATTAACTGCTTCTAAATTAAATTAGCACTTAAATTGTGAGTTTTGATGATTCAATGTGATTTTTTTGGATAATATCATAATTATATTCACAAAATATGAAGATAATTTTGTATAGCTcgattatatttgatttttaaattgtAGTTCATATTTACTCTTTATTTTGTGTTAACTTCAATCCACTTGATGTGTAAAATGAAgtacaaataacaaaaaataaagtgtaaatatcaacttttttaaaaaaattaatgtaatTAAAAAACTTTTATTTTAATCTTCGCCCGATGCCTCATTTTCCTTTGGACCACCCCCGCGTCTTACACGATTAATGTATTCCTAGTTCCCGGTACCATAGTCCATACATATAGAATTCCATAACCATCACTTTTCTATATGCCTATATCCTTTTCCGAAGTACAAAGTCTCTTATTGAACAACGATACCAACCTAACATTGACAAGAAAccttttaaaatattcatgtcaTTTACGTATTAATTTCCTATATATATTCATGTAACATAAACCAAactagaactagttcaaactAATAAGCAATCAAATTTTACTTTCCTTCAATTCCCCTCTAATATATATCCCTTCACATTTCAATCTTAGATCATCTATGGACTCGATCGAGGTCCATCGGTTGAGGTATCGAAAGCCAGCCTCCCACATGACGATACTAGCACAATTTTTCGGCATACTAGCAATCATACTTTTGCTCGTGTGGTTGTTGCATTATCGCGAAGGCATTGATATTGAATCGGATAACCCTTTCCGAATTTTTAATGTatgtataaaattattttaatgatatatataatttctataaTTATGATAATTAGTGTATATTGTTAACTTTTTGGTTTTTTTGTTGCTTCTCCTCAGGTTCATCCCTTTCTCATGTTCTTTGGATTTATTTTTCTGTCCGGTCAAGGTATGGAATTGATCAAATTATAATTCATGTAGTATATGTTCTTTGGACATGACTCACTATTCGAATAAATTCATAACCCTTAGACAAATAACTGATTTGGACATGACTCACGATTCATGCTGATAGTCATCACCTAAATATAAGGTGCTTAATTCGATCGATCAATAGCACAATTTTCCCTCTATCATAAATTCATAACCCTTAgacaaataacttatttatgaGACCTTTGCATTTggattatcaatttttttatttagaaatttaCAAATCCATATTTAAattgtgtttatatatatatataaatatgtctTGACGTCTCtatatttattgatttttaaatcATCGCTTAACATTATATATCTTTTATCTTAggaaaaattgtaatttttgtcTTGTGTTGTTTCTCTTTTTAATATTTGTCATCTTCTATGTTTCAAAATTGAGTAGTCATATtctatttttgaaaacttttaATATTTGCCGACGAGGCCTTAGTCCAATGGTTAAAGTTGAGAACGTGAGATTCCCGCTGATTGCGGGAAgtttctaatttatttaggtagatttaGAAGTTTTCTTTGTAATTATTTTTCTCGAGATAATGTACGCCTCGAGTCCACGCTCAAGTCCTGTCTGTAGTGCGGACAACTACTTTATATGATTGTACTTTGGATTAAGAttatattgtatttttttaaaaaaaatcttttaatattttttaaaaaaattggagTGCTAATATCACTCTTGCAAACATGAGTGCCACGTTAGCGCCATGTCAGAAATAGGCCCAAaatcgcaaaaaaaaaaaaaaaaaaaaaaattgactaaGTTTGAAATTTGACAAAATAGAAGATCAAaatcggaaaaaaaaaaaaaaacaaaacaaaacaaatatacACGACCAAGGTTGCTATTCGAATCTCCAAATTATTAATCTCTTGTGAAATCTCAATCTTTCGATCTAAACACAATCATATATATCTTTTATAGTTGATTTTATAAGATTTGGTTAATTTAGGGAAATTTTTATGCCATGAACAGCCATGATGGCATACAAGACTGTGAGAGCAGAAAGACAAGTGAGGAAATATGTTCATATGTTACTTCATCTGGTTTCACTTTGTTTGGGGATTGTGGGGTTACATGCAGTCTTCAAGTTCCATGAGAAACAACAAATACCCCATTTATATAGCTTCCATTCTTGGATTGGCATTGGGACCTTCTCATTGTTTTGCTTGCAGGTATATATAACTTACTTACttgtaattaagagatttaatttcaaatttagATGCCATATCTATTGATTTCGTAATAACATCGTGTCATATTACCATTTCGATTTCCTTGATCAttcgtcaaaatttaaatttatcagTATATGTTATCAAAGAACCTCAATGTGCTTCATATATATTGAGTACTAATACACGGAACACATGCGTTGCATgtgcataaaatatatattatttgaaattaaatattattttataaacttgaatttaattataattaaatcttTGGATAATGTGATAGTGGTTAGGATAATAGGGATAGTGGAACAAAATGTGAGAAGTTTTTGAATAAGAAATTTACTTTTTTGGACCTCCATTATTAACATCTTAGAAGAATAATAAaggataaatttgaaaatacattaaaataacGAAATATAGTTTTTCTATGGGGCTTatgtataataataatagtaaagatatatatttttataaaaaatttgaaaacatgcTAAATTTATCTAGCCATGTTAAATGTTATTGATTGGTAAAACAGTTTGGCTTGAACTGAAACGAAATCGAATTTCTTAATTAGATAGTTTCTGGTTGGTTTCCCATTTCCTTGAATGGAAAAAATAGCAAAAGTCAAACCgacaatttcaaattttcaatattccgAAACCAAAACTGCACAACCTGAGATGTGTGTAACCTTTCAGCATGCCCTATTAATTACAATTTATACCAAAATTAGGTCTCCATTTCATGCATCGATCTATTTGTGAGATGAGCTGactataataaaaaattgatattttttaaataaaaaataataatacttttacTTGAATATATCAAGTTAAAtagaatatttttcaatttgtgAGACAGTCTTAGGGGGGTGTATTCAATCTGGAGAATTATTgacttttatgtattttagaAGTTTAGAGGTATTCAATCATGACTTTTATATACTCTATAGAAGTCTAGTGGTATTCAAAATAGACTTTTATAGAGTTTTAAAAGTCAAGTGGTATTCAAccttgacttttaaaaactctataaaAGTCTAGTGTTATTCAAAATGTCAATGAACTTTTAATAACTCCATGAAAATCATGAACATACAAACATTAATGCTTAAGGTACAactatattttgtaaaaaaaagtcTTTGGTATAACCCAAAGATTTGGATGGatttctaaaataataaaactcataattttcttttttttctcacATTTTCTCACTCCTCACTATCTCACTCCTCTCTATCTCCCTCTCTCTCATATTCAAAATGAATCTCCTCTCTATCTCACTCTTTCTCATATTCAAAATGAATTATATATTCGTTCTTTtcctaaaatcaaaataaaaaatattatttaaatatttgaaattttcaaaatattttgtgctttttaaattatgatttgtgccaataattataatatttaatgataataatatatgattcaaaaaattataatatgatttaattcaaatatttgaatagtgGATAACaaacatgataaaaaaataaaaattgacaaataattttttatgatataatttataatttatcatatgttttttttaaaaaaaactttacaCAATCgcaaattttttagtttataattttgttacgttaatatatatatatatatgtaaaataaatgaaatccattttcatcaataaattaaaaaaatatttcaaataaatttattatttatgtcaaataattattatttcaaaggaaaaaaaaagaaaaagaataaGATATATTAAAGATACATGAAAAGTTTACAAATCTCTATAAAAGTCCTTCAAAAGTCTACAAAGAATCCATGCAAATTTGTTTGTAAATCCGTGAGATTCTACaaaagtcaataaaaatccatcaactcaacaaaattctCTCATTTTAAAAAGTCACTGAAAGTTATTAAAACTCTGGATTGAATACACCCCCCTTATATGAGTTTTTGTGTCATATGAATCCACTCATTTTAAGTTTTAAAGAGATGATTCCTATTCGAATTCGATGAttgactttttatttttttaactctGCCATTACATATTTGTAGTGGTTGTTCGGGTTGACGATGTTTTTGTTTCCGAGGGCTTCCTTGGAAACGAGGGCGAGGGCGGTCCCGTGGCACGTAGCCGGCGGTAGAGTTCTGCTATTTATGGCCATATGCACGGCGGTGACAGGTTTGATGGAGAAAGCCACATTCTTGGAACTAAAACTTCACAATGAGGCTCGTCTGATCAATTTCCTTGGGCTGGCGATTCTCCTCTTTGGCATTACTGTTGATCTTTCGATTTCACTCTCGcgttttatataaatttttttttgggaatgcaaaggaataaaaatgTTGTTATATTTCAGAGAGTGAGTTTTTAGAGAAGTAAATAACTGTCTATGGGTTGATTGTGGCTTGTGAATTGTGATTGATACATTTGTACACTAAACTCTTCTGGGATTCATGCTAATTCCGtactacattt
Proteins encoded:
- the LOC140885135 gene encoding probable transmembrane ascorbate ferrireductase 3 translates to MDSIEVHRLRYRKPASHMTILAQFFGILAIILLLVWLLHYREGIDIESDNPFRIFNVHPFLMFFGFIFLSGQAMMAYKTVRAERQVRKYVHMLLHLVSLCLGIVGLHAVFKFHEKQQIPHLYSFHSWIGIGTFSLFCLQWLFGLTMFLFPRASLETRARAVPWHVAGGRVLLFMAICTAVTGLMEKATFLELKLHNEARLINFLGLAILLFGITVDLSISLSRFI